One region of Bacillus pumilus genomic DNA includes:
- a CDS encoding response regulator transcription factor gives MPKLQSKVLIIDDEKEILELIHTVLTREGIDRVITASTARDGLSQFNQEQPDLVILDIMLPDGEGYDICKQIRDVSHVPIIFLSAKGEESDKIVGLAIGGDDYITKPFSPKEVAYRVKAQLRRSSYLQPSQAEPVIKKGPFELNEQQAELTKNGAAIELTPKELMLMTYFLQHPNRVISKETLYQTVWGEDFFGSDNTVMVHIRRLREKIENSPSTPEFLVTVKGLGYKFVVKDA, from the coding sequence ATGCCAAAGCTTCAAAGCAAAGTATTGATTATAGATGACGAAAAAGAAATTTTGGAATTAATCCATACAGTATTAACAAGAGAAGGCATTGACCGGGTGATAACAGCTTCAACTGCCCGTGATGGGCTCTCACAATTCAATCAAGAACAACCCGATCTCGTCATACTGGATATTATGCTACCAGACGGTGAAGGCTACGATATTTGCAAACAAATCAGAGACGTCTCGCATGTTCCAATTATCTTTTTATCAGCAAAGGGAGAGGAATCAGACAAAATTGTAGGACTTGCCATTGGTGGCGATGATTACATTACAAAACCGTTCAGCCCAAAGGAAGTCGCCTACCGGGTAAAAGCCCAGCTAAGACGGTCATCATACTTACAGCCTTCTCAAGCGGAGCCCGTGATTAAAAAAGGCCCATTTGAGTTAAACGAGCAGCAAGCTGAACTGACGAAAAACGGAGCGGCGATTGAGCTCACTCCGAAAGAACTTATGCTGATGACCTATTTCTTGCAGCATCCGAATCGCGTGATCAGTAAAGAAACGCTTTATCAAACGGTTTGGGGAGAGGATTTCTTCGGTTCTGATAATACGGTGATGGTTCATATACGAAGACTTCGGGAGAAAATAGAAAATTCCCCATCTACACCAGAATTTCTCGTGACGGTTAAAGGGCTTGGCTATAAATTTGTTGTAAAGGATGCGTAA
- a CDS encoding glucuronoxylanase, with amino-acid sequence MMSIIKKPICTLLVCFTMLSVMFIGPSVTEVSAASDANINVNAERQVIRGFGGMNHPAWIGDLTGPQRDTAFGNGQNQLGFSILRIYVDENRNNWHREVATAKRAIEHGALVIASPWNPPSHMVETFNRNGASAKRLRYNQYAAYAQHLNDFVTYMKNNGVNLYAISVQNEPDYAHEWTWWTPQEILRFMRENAGSINARVIAPESFQYLKNISDPILNDPQALRNMDILGAHLYGTQISQLPYPLFKQKGGGKELWMTEVYYPNSDNNSADRWPEALGVSEHIHHSMVEGDFQAYVWWYIRRSYGPMKEDGMISKRGYNMAHFSKFVRPGYVRIDATKSPEPNVFVSAYKGNNQVVIVAINKNNTGVNQHFVMQNGTASQASRWITSSNSNLQPGTDLNISGNQFWAHLPAQSVTTFVVKR; translated from the coding sequence TTGATGTCCATAATCAAAAAACCAATTTGCACTTTATTGGTCTGCTTCACTATGTTGTCTGTCATGTTCATAGGACCCAGCGTAACTGAGGTGTCAGCGGCAAGTGATGCGAATATTAATGTCAATGCGGAAAGACAAGTGATTCGCGGCTTTGGCGGAATGAACCACCCGGCCTGGATTGGTGATTTGACCGGCCCTCAAAGGGATACCGCCTTTGGCAATGGACAGAATCAGTTAGGATTCTCCATTTTACGGATTTATGTAGACGAGAACAGAAATAATTGGCACAGAGAAGTCGCCACCGCCAAAAGAGCGATAGAGCATGGCGCTTTGGTGATCGCTTCGCCTTGGAATCCTCCAAGCCATATGGTAGAGACTTTCAACCGTAATGGTGCGTCTGCAAAGCGGCTGAGATACAATCAATACGCCGCATATGCTCAGCATTTGAATGATTTTGTGACATACATGAAAAATAATGGCGTCAATCTCTATGCCATTTCCGTACAAAACGAGCCTGATTATGCACATGAATGGACATGGTGGACACCTCAGGAAATCCTGCGATTCATGAGAGAAAATGCCGGCTCCATTAATGCACGTGTGATTGCACCAGAATCCTTTCAATACCTTAAGAATATCTCAGATCCTATCTTAAACGATCCGCAGGCGCTTAGAAATATGGACATTCTCGGTGCCCATCTGTACGGAACCCAAATCAGCCAGCTTCCGTATCCTCTTTTCAAACAAAAAGGAGGGGGGAAAGAGCTGTGGATGACAGAGGTCTACTACCCGAATAGTGATAACAATTCAGCGGACCGCTGGCCTGAGGCATTAGGGGTATCAGAGCATATTCACCATTCAATGGTGGAAGGGGACTTTCAGGCGTATGTGTGGTGGTACATCCGGAGATCATACGGTCCTATGAAAGAAGATGGAATGATTAGCAAGCGTGGATACAACATGGCGCATTTCTCCAAGTTTGTGCGTCCAGGGTACGTCAGAATTGATGCAACGAAAAGCCCTGAACCGAATGTTTTCGTCTCAGCCTATAAAGGAAACAATCAGGTCGTCATTGTCGCGATTAACAAAAACAATACAGGAGTCAATCAACACTTTGTCATGCAAAACGGAACTGCTTCCCAAGCGTCAAGATGGATCACGAGCAGCAACAGTAACCTCCAGCCTGGAACTGACTTAAACATATCAGGAAATCAATTTTGGGCACATCTCCCTGCTCAAAGTGTGACAACATTTGTGGTCAAACGCTAA
- a CDS encoding glycoside hydrolase family 43 protein, whose product MRKRMKCGLGLLILALVLSCIPVYDASAASTPIAKRVGNANPLIDHHLGADPFALTYNGRVYIYMSSDDYEYHSNGTIKDNSFANLNRVFVISSADMVNWTDHGAIPVAGANGANGGKGIAKWAGASWAPAAAVKKINGKDKFFLYFANSGGGIGVLTADSPIGPWKDPIGKALVTPNTPGMSGVVWLFDPAVFVDDDGTGYLYAGGGVPGGSNPTQGQWANPKTARVLKLGPDMTSVVGSASTIDAPFMFEDSGMHKYNGTYYYSYCINFGGSHPADKPPGEIGYMTSSSPMGPFTYKGHFLKNPGAFFGGGGNNHHAVFNFKNEWYVVYHTQTVSSALYGAGKGYRSPHINKLVHNADGSLREVAANFEGVKQLSNLNPYQRVEAETFAWNGRILTEASSAPGGPANNQHVTNIQNGDWVAVSNVDFGSRGARTFKANVAAASGGQIEVRLGSPDGRIAGTLNVPSTGGNWREIEAAVNGATGVHNVFFVFKGNGANLFQFDSWQFTQR is encoded by the coding sequence ATGAGAAAGAGGATGAAGTGCGGTTTAGGTTTATTGATTCTTGCTTTGGTACTAAGCTGTATACCTGTATATGATGCGAGTGCAGCAAGTACCCCCATTGCAAAACGAGTAGGAAATGCAAATCCGCTCATAGACCATCACCTGGGGGCGGATCCGTTTGCGCTCACCTATAACGGAAGAGTGTACATTTATATGTCGAGCGATGACTATGAGTATCACAGCAATGGAACGATTAAGGACAATTCTTTTGCAAACTTGAATAGGGTTTTTGTCATCTCTTCGGCGGATATGGTGAACTGGACAGATCACGGAGCGATTCCAGTAGCAGGTGCCAATGGGGCCAATGGCGGGAAAGGGATTGCCAAATGGGCAGGCGCATCTTGGGCTCCAGCCGCTGCGGTGAAGAAGATCAATGGGAAGGATAAATTTTTCCTTTATTTTGCTAACAGCGGTGGAGGGATTGGCGTCCTGACAGCGGACAGCCCGATTGGTCCCTGGAAAGATCCTATCGGAAAAGCGCTCGTCACGCCAAATACACCAGGGATGTCAGGTGTTGTATGGCTGTTTGATCCAGCCGTATTTGTAGATGATGACGGGACCGGTTATCTATATGCTGGTGGAGGCGTTCCAGGCGGTTCAAATCCAACGCAGGGACAATGGGCCAATCCTAAAACAGCAAGAGTTCTGAAGCTAGGGCCTGACATGACAAGTGTGGTCGGCAGTGCATCAACCATTGATGCTCCTTTTATGTTTGAAGATTCAGGGATGCATAAGTATAACGGTACCTATTACTATTCCTATTGCATCAATTTTGGCGGCTCTCACCCAGCAGATAAACCACCAGGCGAGATCGGCTATATGACGAGCTCAAGTCCTATGGGTCCCTTTACGTATAAAGGACACTTCTTGAAAAATCCGGGTGCATTTTTCGGTGGCGGCGGTAACAACCATCATGCTGTGTTTAATTTTAAAAACGAGTGGTATGTCGTGTATCACACACAAACGGTGAGCTCTGCCTTATACGGAGCAGGGAAAGGCTACAGATCTCCCCACATTAATAAGCTTGTGCATAATGCTGACGGCTCCCTTCGAGAGGTCGCAGCCAATTTTGAAGGCGTTAAACAGCTTTCCAACTTAAATCCTTATCAACGGGTAGAAGCTGAAACATTCGCTTGGAATGGGCGCATTTTAACAGAGGCCTCCTCAGCACCTGGTGGGCCAGCCAATAACCAGCACGTCACAAACATTCAAAACGGCGATTGGGTGGCTGTCAGTAATGTCGATTTCGGATCGAGAGGTGCCAGAACCTTTAAAGCCAATGTAGCAGCCGCTTCAGGCGGACAAATTGAAGTACGTCTCGGCAGTCCAGACGGTAGAATTGCCGGAACACTCAATGTCCCTTCCACAGGCGGAAACTGGCGAGAAATAGAAGCGGCAGTAAACGGGGCAACGGGAGTACACAACGTATTTTTTGTCTTCAAAGGAAATGGTGCCAACCTATTCCAATTTGATTCCTGGCAGTTTACTCAAAGGTAA
- a CDS encoding CoA-acylating methylmalonate-semialdehyde dehydrogenase translates to MTKTDVQMLKNYIGGQWIEAETSQTEAVYNPATGEIIAEVPLSTKKDVERAVQAAQQAFTTWSKTPVPRRARILFKYQQLLVEKWDELAELVTIENGKSITEAKGEVQRGIECVEFAAGAPTLMMGKQLPDIASGLESGMYRYPIGVIGGITPFNFPMMVPCWMFPLAIACGNTFVLKPSERTPILAARLAELFEEAGLPKGVLNIVNGAHDVVNGLLEHQKVKAISFVGSQPVAEYVYKKGTEHGKRVQALAGAKNHSIVLKDADLDAATKQIIGAAFGSAGERCMAAAVVAVEEEVADELIQKLVDESNELVIGNGINEEVFLGPVIRKEHKERTLQYIQSGIEEGASLIRDGRKDHETNGKGYFVGPTIFDHVTNQMKIWQDEIFAPVLSIVRVSSLTEAIDLSNQSKFANGACLYTDSASSIREFRENIDAGMLGVNIGVPAPMAFFPFSGWKDSFYGDLHANGTDGVEFYTRKKMVTARYM, encoded by the coding sequence ATGACCAAAACAGATGTACAAATGTTGAAAAATTATATTGGCGGACAATGGATTGAGGCAGAAACTAGTCAAACAGAGGCAGTATATAACCCAGCAACTGGCGAGATCATCGCAGAAGTGCCGCTTTCAACAAAAAAAGATGTCGAACGTGCGGTACAGGCAGCACAACAAGCATTTACCACTTGGTCGAAAACCCCCGTTCCCCGCCGTGCCCGCATTTTATTTAAATATCAGCAGTTACTCGTTGAAAAATGGGATGAGCTGGCTGAACTCGTCACGATTGAAAACGGAAAAAGCATAACAGAAGCAAAAGGAGAAGTGCAGCGCGGGATTGAATGTGTCGAATTTGCCGCTGGTGCACCAACCTTAATGATGGGAAAACAATTACCAGATATCGCATCTGGACTCGAATCCGGCATGTACCGCTATCCAATAGGCGTCATCGGGGGGATTACACCATTTAACTTTCCGATGATGGTCCCTTGCTGGATGTTCCCGCTTGCCATTGCGTGCGGAAATACGTTTGTTTTAAAACCTTCAGAGCGCACGCCGATTCTTGCCGCGCGATTAGCCGAGCTATTCGAAGAAGCAGGTCTTCCAAAAGGGGTTCTCAACATTGTCAATGGGGCTCACGATGTCGTCAATGGTCTGCTTGAACACCAAAAGGTCAAAGCCATTTCATTTGTCGGCTCTCAGCCAGTCGCAGAATACGTCTATAAAAAAGGCACAGAGCATGGCAAACGTGTCCAAGCACTTGCAGGAGCAAAAAATCACTCCATTGTTCTCAAAGATGCAGATTTAGACGCGGCAACGAAACAAATCATTGGTGCTGCCTTTGGATCAGCAGGAGAGCGCTGCATGGCTGCGGCCGTTGTCGCAGTGGAAGAAGAAGTGGCAGATGAGCTCATTCAAAAATTAGTTGATGAATCGAACGAGCTCGTCATTGGAAATGGAATAAATGAAGAGGTCTTTCTTGGTCCAGTCATTCGAAAGGAACATAAAGAACGAACGCTTCAATACATCCAGTCAGGGATTGAAGAAGGCGCAAGTCTCATTCGTGATGGCAGGAAAGATCACGAAACAAATGGAAAAGGGTATTTCGTTGGACCAACGATCTTTGACCATGTGACAAATCAAATGAAAATTTGGCAGGACGAGATTTTCGCCCCAGTCTTATCCATTGTTCGTGTCTCTTCACTAACAGAAGCAATCGACCTGTCCAATCAATCAAAATTTGCGAACGGTGCCTGCCTGTACACAGACAGTGCATCAAGCATCAGAGAATTTCGCGAAAACATCGACGCAGGGATGCTCGGCGTCAATATCGGTGTTCCCGCACCAATGGCATTTTTCCCGTTTTCCGGCTGGAAGGATTCTTTCTACGGGGATTTGCATGCCAATGGAACAGACGGAGTGGAGTTTTACACAAGAAAGAAAATGGTGACCGCTCGTTATATGTGA
- a CDS encoding alpha-glucosidase/alpha-galactosidase, translated as MSKITFIGAGSTVFAKNILGDCLFVPALTGFEFALYDIDHNRLKESETMLRHLKENYGAHVAIKSYHNRKEALKDAKYVINAIQVGGYRPSTVIDFEIPKNYGLRQTIADTVGIGGIFRFLRTIPVMLDFAREMEEVCPNALLLNYTNPMATLTGAMLRYTQVQTVGLCHSVQVCTKDLFESLEMDHEGIEEKIAGINHMAWLLEVKRDGKDLYPEIKRRAKEKQQARHHDMVRFELMDKFGYYVTESSEHNAEYHPYFIKSRYPELIGQFNIPLDEYPRRCEEQINNWNTMKHDLVGNTQITHTRSKEYGSRIIEAIETNVPFKFAGNVLNTGGLIHNLPEKACVEVPCVADRSGIMPCYVGEIPEQLAGLNRTNINSQLMTIEAAISGKKEHIYQAALLDPHTSAELSIDDIIKLCDELIEAHGEMLPHFAEPNQYAASTNLQK; from the coding sequence ATGTCTAAAATTACATTTATCGGTGCAGGGAGTACCGTGTTTGCTAAAAATATATTAGGAGATTGTTTGTTCGTCCCTGCACTAACCGGTTTTGAATTCGCTTTATATGATATCGACCACAACCGGCTGAAAGAATCCGAAACGATGCTCCGCCATTTAAAAGAGAACTACGGTGCACATGTGGCCATTAAGTCCTATCACAACCGAAAAGAAGCCTTAAAGGATGCGAAATATGTGATCAATGCCATCCAGGTTGGAGGCTACCGGCCAAGCACGGTGATTGATTTTGAGATTCCGAAAAACTATGGGTTAAGACAAACGATTGCGGATACGGTTGGCATCGGCGGCATCTTCCGCTTCCTTCGAACAATTCCTGTGATGCTTGATTTTGCAAGGGAGATGGAAGAGGTTTGCCCAAATGCTTTATTGTTAAATTACACAAATCCAATGGCCACACTGACAGGTGCGATGCTGCGCTATACACAGGTTCAAACGGTGGGTCTTTGTCATAGTGTGCAGGTGTGTACAAAGGATCTATTTGAATCACTTGAAATGGATCATGAAGGCATTGAAGAAAAAATTGCCGGCATTAATCATATGGCATGGTTATTAGAAGTGAAACGGGACGGAAAAGACTTGTACCCAGAAATCAAAAGAAGAGCGAAAGAAAAGCAGCAAGCGCGGCATCATGATATGGTACGTTTTGAGCTGATGGATAAATTCGGCTACTATGTCACAGAATCCTCAGAACATAATGCCGAATATCATCCTTATTTCATTAAATCACGCTATCCAGAACTGATCGGTCAATTTAACATTCCGCTTGATGAATACCCGAGACGCTGCGAGGAACAAATCAACAACTGGAATACCATGAAGCATGACCTTGTGGGCAATACACAGATCACACATACTCGCTCAAAAGAATATGGTTCTCGTATCATTGAAGCGATCGAAACGAACGTTCCCTTTAAATTTGCTGGGAATGTGTTGAACACAGGAGGCCTCATTCACAACCTGCCTGAAAAAGCGTGTGTCGAAGTGCCGTGTGTTGCAGATCGGAGCGGTATCATGCCATGCTATGTCGGAGAGATCCCTGAACAATTGGCTGGACTGAACCGGACCAATATCAACTCACAGCTCATGACAATCGAAGCAGCAATCAGCGGCAAAAAAGAGCACATTTATCAAGCGGCATTACTTGATCCACACACAAGCGCTGAACTATCGATTGATGACATCATCAAATTATGCGATGAACTCATTGAAGCACATGGTGAGATGCTTCCGCATTTTGCAGAACCGAATCAATATGCCGCATCAACCAACTTACAGAAATAA